Genomic window (Acidimicrobiales bacterium):
GGGACCTGCTCGGGGGGACAGCCGCCCCGGCCGGGGACGCCGGCCAGGTCGACCTGGGCGAGCACGGCGGCGCCCGGCGCCCGCTTGGCGATTTCCTGGCCGGCGCCGAGCCGGTCGACGCTCTGCCAGAGGTGCACGAGACCGGCGACGGTGCGGACCTTGTTGCGCTGGAGGACGCCGACGAAGTGCCAGCGGGGGCCGTCGCCGACCTCGGCCGCCTTGGCCGCCAGCTCCTGGGCGTAGTTCTCGCCGACGTCGGCGAGGCCGGCGTCGACGGCGGCCCGCACCACCTCGGGGCCGAACCGCTTCGTGACGGCGACGAGGGTGACGGCGGCCGGGTCGCCGCCGGCCGCGGCGATGCGGTCCCTGACCCTCGCCGCCCGCTCGGCGACCGTCGCCGCGTCCACGCTCACGCCGCCGCCAGCCACACGACGCCGACCTGGCGACCGGCGTCCCGCCTGGCCCGGTGGGAGAAGAAGGCGCCGGGCTCGCAGGCCGTG
Coding sequences:
- a CDS encoding YggS family pyridoxal phosphate enzyme encodes the protein MSVDAATVAERAARVRDRIAAAGGDPAAVTLVAVTKRFGPEVVRAAVDAGLADVGENYAQELAAKAAEVGDGPRWHFVGVLQRNKVRTVAGLVHLWQSVDRLGAGQEIAKRAPGAAVLAQVDLAGVPGRGGCPPEQVPDLVAGLRDLGLDVRGLMAVGPPGDPEDARPGFRLVRELADRLGLPERSMGMTGDLEVAVAEGSTMVRVGTALFGPRAGSDGLRHYA